A single Candidatus Liberibacter asiaticus DNA region contains:
- the clpA gene encoding ATP-dependent Clp protease ATP-binding subunit ClpA — protein sequence MSFFSENLEKVLHQALVLANERNHEYATLEHLLLALIDDSDAAIVMLSCNVDLKVLKNNLLNYIDNDSSNKLKNGFRVECKPTSSFQRVVQRAVLHVQSTGRGIVTGANILVALFSEPDSHATYFLQEQEMTLYDAVNFISHGISKRKEFANFQSKLNVDGSSAGSDGEGFVNDYQAKTDLNLFPALSAYCVDLTEKVKKGKVDILVGRHEEINRTIQILCRRSKNNPLYVGDPGVGKTAIAEGFAKQIVDGMVPDILLGARIFSLDMGNLIAGTRYRGDFEERIKKIVKEIESYANAILYIDEIHTLVGAGSASGISVDASNLLKPALSSGAVRCIGSTTYSEYRQFFEKDKALVRRFQKIDVSEPSIEDAIEIVKGIKPYFEEHHQLRYSKEAIRAAVQLSVRHFTSRKLPDKAIDVIDEAGASQILQPLSKRRKFITEKDIKKTIASMNRSIHTTSFSRDDDSVLSNLEKNLGTVVYGQEEAIKKLSSSIKIARAGLSDPNKPIGCYVFSGPTGVGKTEISKQLAFALGVQLLRFDMSEYMERHAVSRLIGAPPGYVGFGQGGILADSVDQNPYSVVLLDEIEKSHPDVLNILLQIMDYGILTDQSGKKISFRNVILIMTTNAGALEMSKARIGFGSSRNDDADKEALRNFLSPEFLNRLDSIIPFFPLSSDIIRQVVHKFIMKLELQLQEKGISFHFSEEVINWLVSHGYDVKMGARPLERIIKEHVKVPLADEILFGKLKKGGGVVKVSLNPDKSASSPIFFEIENSGSNISLETEEKEVEDIKSDTDSLTIV from the coding sequence TGATCTTAAGGTATTAAAAAACAACCTGTTGAACTATATAGATAATGATTCTTCCAATAAATTGAAGAATGGTTTTCGTGTGGAATGCAAGCCTACTTCTAGTTTTCAAAGGGTTGTACAGCGAGCTGTTCTTCATGTCCAGTCGACCGGTAGGGGCATTGTGACAGGTGCTAACATTCTTGTTGCACTTTTTTCTGAGCCTGATAGTCATGCTACGTATTTTTTGCAAGAACAAGAAATGACTTTGTACGATGCAGTCAACTTTATTTCGCATGGTATAAGTAAAAGGAAAGAGTTTGCAAATTTTCAATCCAAATTAAATGTAGATGGTTCTTCTGCTGGTTCAGATGGTGAAGGTTTTGTGAATGATTATCAAGCGAAAACAGACCTTAATCTTTTCCCTGCCTTGAGTGCTTACTGTGTGGATCTAACGGAAAAAGTGAAAAAAGGCAAAGTAGATATTCTTGTTGGTCGGCATGAAGAAATTAATCGTACTATACAGATACTTTGTCGGCGTTCAAAAAATAATCCATTGTATGTTGGTGATCCTGGGGTTGGTAAAACCGCTATAGCTGAAGGATTTGCTAAGCAGATCGTAGATGGCATGGTTCCAGATATCTTATTAGGTGCGAGAATTTTTTCTTTAGATATGGGAAATCTTATTGCTGGTACGCGTTATCGAGGTGATTTCGAAGAACGTATTAAGAAGATTGTTAAAGAAATTGAGTCTTATGCCAATGCGATTCTGTATATTGATGAGATACACACGCTGGTCGGAGCAGGATCTGCTTCTGGAATTTCTGTAGATGCTTCGAACCTTCTTAAGCCGGCTTTGTCTTCTGGTGCTGTCCGTTGTATAGGGTCAACAACTTATAGTGAATATCGCCAGTTTTTTGAAAAAGATAAAGCATTAGTGCGTCGTTTCCAAAAGATTGATGTTAGTGAACCGTCAATTGAAGATGCAATTGAAATTGTTAAGGGAATTAAGCCTTATTTCGAAGAGCATCATCAATTGCGATATTCAAAAGAGGCAATCAGAGCAGCAGTACAATTGTCGGTGCGCCATTTTACTTCCCGTAAACTTCCCGATAAAGCTATCGATGTCATTGATGAAGCGGGTGCTTCGCAAATATTGCAACCTTTATCGAAAAGAAGAAAATTTATCACTGAGAAAGATATTAAAAAAACGATTGCATCAATGAATCGTAGTATTCATACAACCAGTTTTTCTCGTGATGATGATTCTGTTCTCAGTAATTTAGAAAAAAATCTAGGAACAGTTGTGTATGGACAAGAAGAAGCGATTAAGAAGCTTTCTTCTTCTATTAAGATAGCTCGAGCGGGTCTTTCTGATCCAAATAAGCCAATAGGTTGTTATGTCTTTTCTGGTCCTACTGGTGTTGGTAAAACAGAAATAAGCAAACAGTTGGCGTTTGCTTTGGGAGTACAGCTTCTGCGGTTTGATATGTCGGAATATATGGAACGTCATGCTGTTTCTCGTCTAATTGGGGCACCTCCTGGTTATGTAGGTTTCGGTCAAGGGGGAATTTTAGCTGATTCTGTTGACCAAAATCCATATAGTGTTGTTTTACTAGATGAAATTGAAAAATCGCATCCTGATGTTTTAAATATTTTATTGCAGATCATGGATTATGGGATATTAACTGATCAAAGTGGAAAGAAAATTAGTTTTCGTAATGTTATTTTGATTATGACTACTAATGCTGGTGCTTTAGAAATGTCTAAGGCGAGGATAGGTTTTGGTTCATCGCGAAATGATGATGCTGACAAAGAGGCTTTAAGGAATTTTTTATCTCCTGAATTTTTGAATCGTCTAGATTCTATTATTCCTTTTTTTCCATTATCTTCGGATATTATTCGTCAAGTAGTGCATAAGTTTATAATGAAGTTAGAGTTGCAGTTGCAAGAAAAGGGGATTTCTTTTCATTTTTCGGAAGAAGTTATTAATTGGCTTGTCAGTCATGGTTATGATGTGAAAATGGGTGCACGTCCCTTAGAACGAATAATTAAAGAGCATGTTAAGGTACCACTCGCTGATGAGATCCTTTTTGGAAAACTTAAAAAAGGAGGAGGAGTCGTCAAGGTTTCTTTAAATCCTGATAAGTCTGCTTCATCGCCTATTTTTTTTGAGATTGAGAATTCTGGCTCTAACATTTCTTTGGAAACAGAAGAAAAAGAGGTGGAAGATATCAAGAGTGATACGGATTCTTTGACTATTGTATAA